Proteins encoded in a region of the Diabrotica virgifera virgifera chromosome 4, PGI_DIABVI_V3a genome:
- the LOC126883589 gene encoding uncharacterized protein LOC126883589, which produces MSDQNKTKRMATKGALTRLTTYFRSIENNEIIDLVDLEMRLSKAEELLDVFNEVQLLIETDDPDCEENYDTLHAIERQTFEDRYFKIISDIKKLILSRRPTETSDSRSVNGSIAARPTNTSNIKLPPLNLATFDGSFDQFLFFRDSFNSIINDDTSLSNVQKFHYLRLSLRGIAADTIKSLQVCDANYDIAWSLLIERFENKQLLVNNHIKALFNLPLVTKESNQGLRQLLDNTQKHLRALEVLKRPTKHWDDLIIYLLTTKFDNSTRRSWESQNCKDNLPVLDDLLKFLKERCRILESLDNYNDNKQDQNSPRYKGNKSETRAFVSNTENRFKCNFCNKEHKIYYCPDFLKLNPTNRLNNAKRLRLCLNCLGTCHRTKDCRSTGCRKCGKIHHTLLHFENSQSSNSVSTENNSSQSSLPSNVPNTGLQSNKSTSTSNFSSTHHISSSVHTAIKPYILLSTAVVNVFDKFGNSHKCRVLLDNGSQSNFISEKFCDILQLSKEKINTSISGINQLTHNINFRTSLTFKSDINNFSKKISCLILPNITSNLPYIQINRSQLNIPTKLLLADQNFEKPGPVDLLIGADTFWDILSVGQIKFGPGLPIIQKTTLDSANYCTSAYYRRLPNEVTQVHLPGLLGDEKVHNDENTQNQRFDERTFLLLTFKLL; this is translated from the exons ATGTCAGACCAAAACAAAACAAAGAGAATGGCCACTAAAGGTGCTCTTACACGTTTAACAACATATTTTCGAAgtatagaaaataatgaaattatcgaCCTCGTAGATTTAGAAATGCGATTATCCAAAGCCGAAgagcttttagatgtttttaaTGAGGTTCAGCTGCTTATTGAAACTGATGATCCTGACTGCGAGGAAAATTATGACACATTACATGCCATTGAAAGGCAGACTTTTGAGGacagatattttaaaataatatctgacatcaaaaaacttattttatctAGACGACCTACTGAAACGTCTGATTCACGTAGTGTCAATGGTTCAATAGCAGCTAGGCCTACAAATACAAGCAACATTAAGTTACCTCCATTGAATCTAGCTACATTTGATGGATCGTTTGATCAATTCCTCTTCTTTCGCGACAGTTTTAATTCTATTATTAATGATGATACTTCACTTTCAAATGTACAAAAGTTTCATTACTTACGTCTGTCATTACGTGGCATAGCTGCCGACACTATTAAATCTTTGCAAGTCTGCGATGCAAACTACGACATTGCTTGGAGTTTATTGATCGAAAGATTTGAAAATAAACAGTTACTTGTAAACAATCACATTAAAGCTCTCTTTAACCTACCACTAGTTACAAAAGAATCAAATCAAGGTCTCAGACAACTTCTAGATAATACACAAAAACATTTACGTGCTTTAGAAGTTTTAAAACGCCCCACTAAACACTGGGatgatttgattatttatttgttaacaacaAAATTTGATAACTCAACAAGACGCTCTTGGGAGTCACAAAATTGTAAAGACAACCTACCAGTTTTAGATGATTTactgaaatttttaaaagaacgATGTCGTATCTTAGAGTCATTAGATAACTACAATGATAATAAACAGGATCAAAATTCACCACGATACAAAGGTAATAAGTCTGAAACAAGAGCCTTTGTTTCTAACACAGAGAATAGGTTTAAATGCAACTTTTGTAATAAggaacataaaatatattattgtcCTGACTTCTTAAAACTAAATCCTACTAATAGGTTAAACAATGCAAAACGTCTACGTTTATGCCTTAATTGTCTTGGCACATGCCATCGTACTAAGGATTGTCGTTCTACTGGTTGTAGAAAATGTGGAAAGATCCATCACACTCTGTTACACTTCGAGAATTCACAATCCTCAAATTCAGTTTCCACAGAAAACAATTCTTCTCAATCTTCATTACCTTCCAATGTTCCAAACACTGGGCTGCAGTCAAATAAATCTACTTCTACCTCTAACTTCTCTTCAACACATCATATAAGCTCAAGTGTTCACACTGCTATTAAACCGTATATTCTACTCTCAACTGCTGTTGTTAACGTTTTTGATAAGTTCGGCAACTCACATAAATGCAGAGTACTCTTGGACAACGGAAGTCAATCCAACTTTATATCTGAGAAATTTTGTGATATTTTACAACTTTCAAAGGAAAAAATCAACACTTCGATCTCGGGAATTAATCAATTAACTCACAATATTAACTTCCGGACATCACTAACATTTAAATCAGATATTAACAATTTCTCGAAAAAAATATCTTGTCTAATTTTGCCCAACATAACAAGTAATTTACCTTACATACAGATCAATCGTTCCCAGCTCAATATTCCAACAAAATTACTTCTAGCTGACCAGAATTTTGAAAAACCTGGTCCAGTAGACCTTCTTATTGGAGCTGACACATTTTGGGATATTTTAAGCGTGGGACAAATCAAATTTGGTCCTGGGTTACCGATCATTCAAAAAACCACTCTTG ACTCTGCCAATTATTGTACAAGTGCGTATTACCGAAGATTGCCGAACGAAGTGACCCAAGTTCATTTGCCAGGGTTACTGGGTGACGAAAAAGTACATAACGACGAGAACACACAAAACCAACGCTTCGATGAACGAACATTTTTACTCCTTACATTCAAGttattgtaa